CACGCCCACGATGAGGTAGCCGTCCTTCGCACCCTTGCTCGTGTATTTCTGGGTGAAGTCGTAGTTCTCCCCGGTACCGTTCGGCGGATCGATCTTCACCCCGAACGGGCGGTCCCACGTTTTGCCCGCGTCCGGCAGCGCGTCTGGCAGTACGAGGCGGAACGGCAGTTCCGCTTGCAGGCGCGCCGCGGAGCCGATCTTCGCGTCCTTCACTTCGATGAGCTTGCCCTGCGTGTCCACCCGCACGGTGACGATCGGTTTGTTCAGGAACTCGGCCATGCTCTTCGCGTCCTCCGGCTTGGCCGAATCGGTCGTTACCGTCATCCCGTCGGGCTGGCGGATCACGCTCTTCATCTCACTGATGCTCATTTCGAGCGTGGCAACGCCCTGCTTGTCCACGTCCTTCACGGTCCACTTGCGGACGAGTGTGAGGTTCGTGCCGGACTCGCTCGTGACCGGCTTCTCGGTCTTCTCGTCGAGTACCGTCTCCTTCACGACCGTCGACTGGACGACGCGGTACGTGTGTACCTTTCCCGGCTCCCACGCGAACCGCGGCGCGGCCGGAGCGGGCGCCGGGGGCTGCCCGAAGGCCGGGGTCGCGGTCGAAAACGCGAGCGCCAGAACCGTGAATCGCAACATCATGTTGGGCCTCCCGCACGGAACAAAGACACAATTGGGAGGGGGAATACCGAGGAGGTGAACCGGCGCGAAGGGCAATCGCCGCGCGGCGATCGACTATCATGCCCTTTGGAACCACCTGTGCCACTTCCGCTAACCCACGCGACCCCATGCAGATCGACCCGACGACCGCACACGTGCCGGATGTGTACCAGTACCTCGTGGGGCTCGTCACCCCGCGGCCCATCGCTTGGGTGACGACGCTTTCCCCGGTCGGCGTAGTGAACCTCGCGCCGTTCAGTTTCTTCAATGCGTTCGGCGCGAACCCGCCCATCGTGGTGTTCTCCCCCACGCTCCGGCGCGACGGCACGAAGAAGGACACGCTGCTCAATCTGGAAAGGCTCGGTGAGTTCGTCGTTCACGCCGCGACCGCGCCGCTCGCGGAGAAAGTGAATCTGTCCTCCAAGGAGATCGCGCCGGACGAGAGCGAAGTCGCCCTGACCGGCCTGAGCACGCTTCCGAGCGTGAAGGTGAAGCCCCCGCGCATCGCCGAAGCCGCGGTCGCACTGGAGTGCGTCGTTAGGCAGATCGTCCCGTGCGGAACCGGCCCGATCGCGGCGAATCTGGTAATCGGCGAGGTGGTGATGATGCACGTCGCGGACGAAGTGCTCGACGGCAAAGGCGGCGTCGATCCGCACAAACTCAAAACGGTCGCGCGCCTCGGCGGGGCGTTCTGGTGTCACACGTCGGATTTGTTCGAGTTGAAACGGCCGTAACAGCACTCACGGTTCACGCCGGGAACCCGAATTCGCCGAAGTAGCGTTCCAAAACTTCGCGCTCCAGGTCGAACGCATAGTCCTCCGCGAAATCCTCTCCGCGGGGTCCGTTGTCCTTCTTCATGCGAGTGTGCATGCGGTCCGCGTGGTGACCGAGTTCGTGCAGAAAGACGTGGCAGAGCTGATAGGCACGAGCAGTGCTGTCGGTCCAATGAATGGTGACGTCGCGCCCCGGGCCACCGTCTTCGATCCGAGCGCCGATGCGCGCAAGAAACCGGCGGTGTTCGGCGAACCAGGGCAAATCGAGCGCGTAACTCATCTCCTTGGGCCACGCGCAAATGCCGAGCACCCCGCGATTGTACCACCCGTCGCACCCGCGCCGACCACAATCGAGGCTCACCAGATCCAGACCCACCGCGAGCGCGCCCCAGTTCGGGATCAGCGCAATGAACCTCTCGACATCTCGTTTCAGGAGCAAGTGCCGATACCCTTCCCCGGGCTTGCGCCGATCGATCACCAGGCGCGTCTGCGTGTTGTAATACACGCCCGGCGAGAGCGCCCAGTTGTTCTGCTTCTGAACGCGCCCGTTGCGAACGCCCGGCGCGGTCTTGCGGTAGAATCGCGACACGTCTTTTACCCCTCCCGGAAGGAGGGCCACACGCACGCGCAGGTTCGCCAATTATGACTGATATCGCATTCGCCTCGCCATGATTATCCCCATAGGTACCATCACAAATGAAGGCCCGCGTTGCCGCCCTCCGTTTACCTTCTTCCCCCGTCCGTTTACACTTCCACTCATGATCCGACCCGCGACACCCGCCGACACCGCCGCCCTGCTCCGCCTCACGGCCGGTACGGGGTTCTTCAAGCCGCTCGAAGTGGAGACCCTCGAAGACGTGCTGAACGACTTCTTCGCGGCCAACCGCGACGACTACGGGCACCGCGCGTTCGTCTGGGAGGAGGACGGGCGCCCGCTGGGGTACGTCTACCACGCGCCCGAAGAGATGACCGACCGCACTTGGTACTTGTGGTGGATCGCGGTCGCGGCCGACCAGCAGGGCCGCGGGATCGGCGGAAAGTTACTCGTGTTCGCTGAAGCGGATGTCCGCGAACGCGACGGCCGATTGCTCGTCGTCGAAACGTCCACCACCGAGCACTACGAGCCGACCCGCCAGTTTTATCTCAAGCACGGCTACGCCGCGGCGAGCCAGATCCCGGACTTCTACGCCGACGGCGACGGGATGGCAGTTTTTACAAAACGATTAAGGACGAATTGAGTGTTTTGCGCGTAGTTTTTCGGATCTCAATGCCGGATCTCCCGCAGCACCGTGAAAATGCGCTGCGTTGCAATTCTTACCGAGTGCTGAACACTCAAAATGCCCCTCTTGCCCCTCCGCGTATGATGCCTCGCGAGCCGTCAGAACCGGACCAACCGGATCGATCGGCCCTCCTGCCACGGAAGGCACGTCTCGGCGAAGAGTTCTCACCCAAGTTACACATCCAGCCCGAACGATCATTGTGACTGACAGTGCGAGCGCCCGGAGGCCGGTGGTCGGCCTTGGACCGTTCGCCCGATCCAGCGGCCCCAACCCCGCCGGAACCCACCGCCTTTACCAACCTCCCAATTTCGCGGGTTTTGCGAAGACGGACGGTTGGTGTAGCCGATGGAGTTAGCGTCGCAACCGTTTCCCGCGCCGCCCGGGTTAACCGCCCGGGCCACCCGAAATGCCCAGTTCGCCCGGGCGCTTCGGGAGCAACGCGAGAGGCCCACGCGCCGTTAGCAATCCGGCCCACGGCCCGCCGGACGTTCATACACCCGCCGCCGCGGTGCCCCCGACCGCGTGCGGCACGCCCCTCGCCCCGAGGGTTCGCCCGAGGAACCCACGCAGCCCGCCAGGATGGTAATGGGCGGGGCGCGGGTCGAAGCGAGTTCAAACGGAGTGTCTCGCCATGAAAAAGGTGTTCACCACCGGACAGGTCGCGAAGATCTGTAAGGTAGCCCCCCGCACCGTGTCCAAGTGGTTCGATTCCGGGCGCCTCAAGGGGTACCGCATCCCCGGCAGCCAGGACCGCCGTATCCCCCGCGAGCAGCTCATCCGGTTCCTCAAGGAACACGGGATGCCGCTCGGAGAACTTGAAGAAGAAGAGTGGCACAAGGTGCTGCTCATCGGCACCGAGAAGTTGTTCAACGACCGCATCAAAGAACTACTTCCCGAAAACGACGACTTCAAGTTCGAGCTCGCCAATAGTGGGTTCGAGGCCGGCATCCTGGCCGGCAGTTTCCACCCGGACACGATCGTGATCGATCTCGGTTTGGGCCGCGCCGAGTCCATCCAGATCGTCTCCAACTTGCGCAAGGACGAGGCCTACGCGACCACGCTCATCGTGGGCCTGGCGAGCGAGGACGAGGCCGCGCCCGAGCAGCTCACGCAGTACGGCTTCAACGACATCTTCAAGAAGCCGTTCGACGTAGCACTGCTCGGCGAGAAGATCAAGAGCATTGCCGAAGCCAAGCGCGAGGACTGAGCGCGGCGACCAAACGGTTACGGGGTTGTGGGGCGAACCTCTGGTTCGCCCCACAACCCCGTAACCGTTTTCATTTTTAGCCGCGCCCGACATTCGCGCCAGTAGAAGTGCCGCAAAGTGCTTCCGGGGTGGGTCGCGTGCCGATAGTCTGGATGGACATTTCGCCCGCACGGGAGCCACTGAATGAACCGCCGCGCGTTCCTCTCGCTCTCGGCCTTCACGCCACTCGCGCACCTGCTGCCGGTCTACGGACAGATGCGCGACCCGGTGAAGCAACCGGAACGCGAACTCACGGCCGATCTGGTGATCTTCGGCGCCGGCGTCGGCGGGGTCGCGTGTGCGATCGCCGCAGCGCGCAACGGACTGAAGGTGATTCTCACCGAAGAGTACGATTGGATCGGCGGGCAACTTACGGCGCAAGCGGTTCCGCCGGACGAGCACCCGTGGATCGAAGAGCACGGGAGCACCAAAACCTACCGGGCCTTCCGAACGAAGGTCCGCGACTACTACCGCCGCGCGTACCCGCTCACCGAGGACGCGGCGAAGAACCGGCTCCTGAACCCCGGCGCGGGCGGCGTCTCAAAACTGTGCCACGAGCCGCGTGTCGCGCTTGCGGTCTTACTGGAAATGCTCGCACCCCACCTCACCAGTGGCCGCGTGAAACTGCTCCAACCGTTCCGCGCGATGAGTGCCCAGACGGACGGCGACACCATCACATCGGTGTTCGGTCGATTCAGGACCGGTGCCCCCGTCAACCTGATCGCGCCCTACTTCGCGGACGCGACCGAGACCGGCGACCTACTTCCGCTGGCCAAAATCGAACACGTCACCGGTGCGGAATCGAACAGCGATACGCGCGAGCCCCGCGCCCCGGACCGGGCGCAGCCGGACAACCACCAGGCGTTCACGATCTGCTTCGCGATGGACCACGAAGCGGACAAGGACAACACGATCGAGAAGCCCGAGGGCTACAAGCAGTGGCGCGACTACGTCCCGAAGATGACCCCCGCGTGGCCCGGGAACCTGCTGTCGTGGGAGATGGCCGAGCCGAAGACGCTCAAGACGCGCGCGGTGGGCTTCGACCCGACCGGACCGATCGCGAAGGGATTGAACCTGTGGACTTATCGCCGAATCGTTGCGAAAGACAATTTCGTCGATGGGTCCGGGTTGAGTGACGTGTGTCTCGTCAACTGGCCGCAAAACGACTACTGGCTCGGTAACCTCTACGGCAACGGCAAAGACGCCTGGGAGCACCAACTCGCCGGGCGCCGACTCAGCGAGTGCCTCCTCTACTGGATGCAGACCGAGGCGCCACAGCCCGGCGGCAAGAAAGAGGGCTGGAAGGGGCTGCGCTTGCGTGGGGACGTGACCGGCACCGAGGACGGCGACGGACTGGCGATGGCGCCCTACATCCGCGAGAGCCGGCGCATCAAAGCGCAGTTCACCGTGACCGAGAACCACGTCGGGGTCGATGCCCGGGCCAAGCACCTCAGCGCGAAACCGGGCGAGTTCACCGCGGAGCCATTCAAGGACTCCGTCGGGACCGGGAGCTACCGCATCGACTTGCACCCGTCGTCCGGCGGGGATAACTACATCGACGTGAGCTCGCTCCCGTTCCAGATCCCGCTCGGCGCGCTGATTCCCGAGCGCGTCGAGAACCTGCTCCCGGCGTGCAAGAACATCGGCACCACGCACATCACGAACGGCTGTTACCGGCTACACCCGGTGGAATGGAGCATCGGCGAAGCGGTGGGCGAGTTGGTCGCGTTCTGCACAGCAAAGAAGCGCGTTCCGCGCCAGGTTCGCAAGGACGCGAAGTTGCTCCTGGACTTCCAAACGCAACTGGCGAAAGCCGGCAGCGACCTCGATTGGCCCGAAAGAATCGCGAAGACCGTGCGGTAGCTTCGTCCGGTTGGCAACGTTGTGTCCAATATGAACACCGAAAGCACAGGGCGGAAGCCCTGTGCTTTCTCGTTTGCTATTTGGCAAGTTGGATCTTCGCGTCGGTGAGAATCTTGTTGATCTGTTCTTGTGGCGAATCGGATATGACAACCATTAGCGGCTTGTCTTTCTCGCCGGTGTAGACGTACATCCAGCGGCACTCGAAGCAAATCAGGAAGTCGTAGGTTTTGCCATCGTGGATCGCACGAATACCGTGCCGCGGGGTGAAACAGTCCGCTTTCTCGGCCCCGTCCTGAACGCCCTTTTTGAGCGCGGCAGTCAGCCCCTTCGCAGCCTCACCTTTCACAGTCGTCTTGCCGAGTAGCCGCGAAGCGTGCCACCCGGTCTGATCTTCGTCGTTGGTGCTCCCGTTGAGGGAGTACACCTCGAGTGATTCGGCCTTCTCCAGTGCCGTCAGCACCGCGTCGGGCAATTTAGTCTCGGGCGGCTTTTGATCTTGAGCCGTGGCGGTGCTGACGAACACGACCGCACACCCCACAGCGAACCAACGAATGGCTTTCATGACCGTCTCCTGGCGGAGGGCGTAACCATTGCTGATCGTTGGGCACCCGAGCGAAGACCCGTCACACCGGCTCAGCGAAATGGAGCTTCGCTTTGCGCAGGGCCTGCGCGAAGCCATCCAGAAGCCCCGGCGTCACTCCTCCGGCTTCGCTAACGGCACCTTTGCATCAGTCAGAATTTGGTACAGCAACTCCTGGGCCGAAGTGGAGGTCGTAACGATCTGGGGCTTCTCATTCTTGTCGGTGTAGACGTACACCCAGCGGCACTCAAAGCAGATGACGAGATCGTAGGTCTTCCCGTCGTGCGTTACGCGGACACCGTGACGCGGAATGAAGCACCGCGCGCCCAGTTCACCCTCGCCCACGCTCTTCACCACCACAGCCGTCAGTTTCTTCGCGTCGTCACCCTTTACGGTCGTCTGGCCGAGAACCTTGGTGCCGTGCCAGCCGTCCTGAACGTTTTCATCACCACTCAGCGAATAAAGTTCGAGTTCGGTGGCCTTCTCCAGCGCCGCCAGCACCGCGACTGGCAATTTGCTCTCTTTCGCGCACCCAGTTGTACCGAACGCAACAACGCACAGTGCGACACTCCAATGACCTATTTTCATGGCTGTCGCTCCGTGAATTGAGAGCGCACATTTTACCCATCTATAAGGTGCCGTTGACGCGGAAAACCGGATCGAGGTAAGTTTGCCCGAACGTCCCTCGTTGTCGGCTCACGGATGGCAGCCTCCATGCTGAACCGCCCTTCACTCGCGCCCCTCCCCGCCGGCGCGGAAGTGCGCAACACGGCCCCGAGCGTCGCATGGGAAGAAACGCCCTGCCCGCTCTGCGGGACCGATGCGGGCGCGCCCGTTCTGGAAGCGCCGGACCCGCTCCCGGCCGCCGGTACCGGCCTGGTGTTCGCGGTGGTGCGCTGTGCGCACTGCGGGCTGACGTACACTAACCCGCGCCCGACCGAGCGCACGATCGCGGGCTTCTACCCGACCGATTACCAGCCGCACCGCCGCCCCGGGAAAATCCGCCAGTCGCGCCGGGCGCGGCCGTTCTGGGCGCGCCTTTCCGGGCGCCCGTGCGCGGAGCGCCGCGGGGTGCTGCCGTGGCCCGGTCCGGGGCGCCTACTCGATTTCGGCTGCGGGGCGGGAAGTTTCCTGAAGACGATGGCCGATCAGGGTTGGCAGGTGACCGGCCTCGACGCCTCTATCGGCGCGGTGGAGCAGGCGCGCGAGCAGCTCGGGTTGGCCGCGCTGGTCGGCACACTGCCACACGCGGACCTGCGACCCGGCTCATTTGACGTAGTAACCATGTGGCACTCGCTCGAGCACGTCCACCGACCACTAACCTTGCTGCGCGAAGCCTTCCGACTATTGGTGCCCGGCGGCAAGCTCATCATCGCCACGCCGAACATTGATAGCCTGCCTTACAAGCTGTTCGGGCGCTCGTGGTTCGGACTCGACCTCCCGCGCCACCTCACACACTTCACGCCGACTACGCTGACCACGATGTTACAAAGCGCCGGGTTCCGCCCTGAACCGGTGCGCCACTTGCGACACAGCGACTGGCTCCGCTCGAGCGCCCGTCTCACCGAGCGCAACGGCCACAAGGGGTTGCTCACGAAGCTGCTGCGGTGGAAGCCGACGGCCCGACTCGCGGCCTGGTTGTGCTACGTGACCAGCGCGTCGGACTGCATCGTCTGCGTCGCCGAACGGCCGGCGTGATTCCGTGTTTTGTAGGTCGGCCCGTACCCAGCGCATCTTCACAAAGCTTCGGACGTCGGGCACAGCCCGACCTACAGAAACACAAAAAGACCGGTTGCTGACGACAGCAACCGGTCTCAAGAATCGCACTGGTCGTTATTTGGTCTTCAGACTGAAGTCGTGCGGGGTACCAGCACCCGAGTCGTAATCAATCTGCATCGTCGAATCCCGGTTGAACTTCGGCGGGATCACGTTCACGATCTCGTCCTTCATCTCACCGGGACCGGCGTCCCGGTCCGGCACCTTGCGCCCGGTCTTCTTCTCCGTGACGATCTCGACCCGGTATTTGCCGCTCGTCGGCCCGCGCTCGACCGGGATTTCGTACCGCCCGTCCTGGATGTCGCCTTCGGCGCTGATCCCGCCGGTCAGGGCGAAAAACCGAACTTTCCCGGCCGCCAGTGGCTCCCCGTCAACCGTGACGGTTCCGCGAATCGGCCCCCGCTTCGGGGTCGCGTCCCCGCACCCACAAAGACCGGCGGTCACTAACAGGACCGCGCCCAGAATACAGTACCTCGACATCAAAACTCCCCCAGCACTTCGCCCCCAGCCATGCTGCTCATGCCGGCCCAGGTGTTGAGGTCGATCGAGTTATTAATGAACCGGACCGACCCGTCGCACAGCGCGGCGTTCACTCCGTTGGTGTGCCGGCTCCGGCTGCCCATGAAGAAGTTCCGCGGGTCGCCGCCCGTGTCCCGGATGCACGGCCATCCCTGTTGAGGGTTGTCGATGCACTGGCCGTAATCCCCGGACGGGCTGTTCGGGGTGATCCGGGCCGAGATCTCGTAACAGGCGGAGTCGTTGTTCCAGATCCGCCCCCGGCGGTCGGTCGTCAACCCCAAGTGGTTCTGCGGGGGTTGCAGCATCTCCATCAGACACAGGGTGTTGCTGGTCCCGTCGGTCATGTCCGTGAACTTGGCGCCGAACTCGAGCCAGAACGGGGACCGCCCTGCGGTGCCGATGTTCAGCGGAGCGGGGTTACTGGCCGGCCCGCCTTGGTCGAAGAACGCCCACCGGCCCCAGTTCACCCCGTAGTTCCCCTTGTAATCGTTAGTCGTGGTCCACGGCTCCTGGGTCTGGTCGGACGGGCACTGGAATATGGTCAGTTTCTGCGAACGGGCCAGGGTATTGAGGGCGTCGTTGAAACCGACTGTCTGATTGTAGCTCTTGTACAGATTGTCCTGCTCGATGTACGGCAGAACGTCGGCGACGAACGGCTTGCGCGGCTTGGTGAGGCTGTTGAGACCGGTCGCCGGGTCGTTCCCCTGGCTGCCGATCGGGAACCGGCCGTTGCTGGACTCGCAGTTGTGACACGCGAGCGCGAGCTGTTTAAGGTTGTTCTGGCACTTCATGCGCGCGGCCGCTTCTCGCACTTTCTGCACGGCCGGGAGCAGGAGCCCGATGAGGATCGCGATAATCGCGATCACCACCAGCAGCTCGATTAAGGTGAAACCGATACGACGGCGGAGCGAATAGACGTTGTTGGGCATGGCGACTCTGATGAAGAATCGGTGAGGCGGGATGGCTTCACCAGAGTAGAGACGCGGTCCGCAGAAATCAATCCCGCGGCACGTTCAACTTGACAAACAAGGGACACAATCCGTTCCGACCGCGGCTCATTCAAAGGTCCACGGGCCGGCCACGAACCATACGAAACGCGATCAACAAAATAACCCATTTTCACAATATGCGCGTTTTGACATGCGGACCCGCGTCGCGAACCCACAAGCAGATGTGGGAAGAAATGGCCTGTGATGATTCCATTCGTACAATACGTTAGTCAATTAAGTTGCTCCGCGAATCCGGCCGGGCGACACGAGCCGACCACCACCGCG
The Gemmata palustris DNA segment above includes these coding regions:
- a CDS encoding DUF1559 domain-containing protein, with product MPNNVYSLRRRIGFTLIELLVVIAIIAILIGLLLPAVQKVREAAARMKCQNNLKQLALACHNCESSNGRFPIGSQGNDPATGLNSLTKPRKPFVADVLPYIEQDNLYKSYNQTVGFNDALNTLARSQKLTIFQCPSDQTQEPWTTTNDYKGNYGVNWGRWAFFDQGGPASNPAPLNIGTAGRSPFWLEFGAKFTDMTDGTSNTLCLMEMLQPPQNHLGLTTDRRGRIWNNDSACYEISARITPNSPSGDYGQCIDNPQQGWPCIRDTGGDPRNFFMGSRSRHTNGVNAALCDGSVRFINNSIDLNTWAGMSSMAGGEVLGEF
- a CDS encoding FAD-dependent oxidoreductase; amino-acid sequence: MNRRAFLSLSAFTPLAHLLPVYGQMRDPVKQPERELTADLVIFGAGVGGVACAIAAARNGLKVILTEEYDWIGGQLTAQAVPPDEHPWIEEHGSTKTYRAFRTKVRDYYRRAYPLTEDAAKNRLLNPGAGGVSKLCHEPRVALAVLLEMLAPHLTSGRVKLLQPFRAMSAQTDGDTITSVFGRFRTGAPVNLIAPYFADATETGDLLPLAKIEHVTGAESNSDTREPRAPDRAQPDNHQAFTICFAMDHEADKDNTIEKPEGYKQWRDYVPKMTPAWPGNLLSWEMAEPKTLKTRAVGFDPTGPIAKGLNLWTYRRIVAKDNFVDGSGLSDVCLVNWPQNDYWLGNLYGNGKDAWEHQLAGRRLSECLLYWMQTEAPQPGGKKEGWKGLRLRGDVTGTEDGDGLAMAPYIRESRRIKAQFTVTENHVGVDARAKHLSAKPGEFTAEPFKDSVGTGSYRIDLHPSSGGDNYIDVSSLPFQIPLGALIPERVENLLPACKNIGTTHITNGCYRLHPVEWSIGEAVGELVAFCTAKKRVPRQVRKDAKLLLDFQTQLAKAGSDLDWPERIAKTVR
- a CDS encoding class I SAM-dependent methyltransferase, which translates into the protein MLNRPSLAPLPAGAEVRNTAPSVAWEETPCPLCGTDAGAPVLEAPDPLPAAGTGLVFAVVRCAHCGLTYTNPRPTERTIAGFYPTDYQPHRRPGKIRQSRRARPFWARLSGRPCAERRGVLPWPGPGRLLDFGCGAGSFLKTMADQGWQVTGLDASIGAVEQAREQLGLAALVGTLPHADLRPGSFDVVTMWHSLEHVHRPLTLLREAFRLLVPGGKLIIATPNIDSLPYKLFGRSWFGLDLPRHLTHFTPTTLTTMLQSAGFRPEPVRHLRHSDWLRSSARLTERNGHKGLLTKLLRWKPTARLAAWLCYVTSASDCIVCVAERPA
- a CDS encoding GNAT family N-acetyltransferase translates to MIRPATPADTAALLRLTAGTGFFKPLEVETLEDVLNDFFAANRDDYGHRAFVWEEDGRPLGYVYHAPEEMTDRTWYLWWIAVAADQQGRGIGGKLLVFAEADVRERDGRLLVVETSTTEHYEPTRQFYLKHGYAAASQIPDFYADGDGMAVFTKRLRTN
- a CDS encoding helix-turn-helix domain-containing protein; translated protein: MKKVFTTGQVAKICKVAPRTVSKWFDSGRLKGYRIPGSQDRRIPREQLIRFLKEHGMPLGELEEEEWHKVLLIGTEKLFNDRIKELLPENDDFKFELANSGFEAGILAGSFHPDTIVIDLGLGRAESIQIVSNLRKDEAYATTLIVGLASEDEAAPEQLTQYGFNDIFKKPFDVALLGEKIKSIAEAKRED
- a CDS encoding flavin reductase family protein, with amino-acid sequence MPFGTTCATSANPRDPMQIDPTTAHVPDVYQYLVGLVTPRPIAWVTTLSPVGVVNLAPFSFFNAFGANPPIVVFSPTLRRDGTKKDTLLNLERLGEFVVHAATAPLAEKVNLSSKEIAPDESEVALTGLSTLPSVKVKPPRIAEAAVALECVVRQIVPCGTGPIAANLVIGEVVMMHVADEVLDGKGGVDPHKLKTVARLGGAFWCHTSDLFELKRP